One region of Drosophila subobscura isolate 14011-0131.10 chromosome J, UCBerk_Dsub_1.0, whole genome shotgun sequence genomic DNA includes:
- the LOC117894754 gene encoding uncharacterized protein LOC117894754 translates to MNESNSNSELSSAVSNALLALYNRHNVPLVTQPISGVGENACGDILLVSWPSESSAKRLVVKMAPKNEARRLHMHVADCYAREVFMYQSVFRSYRELADDQSTFKVAPELLASGLQAPDEYLIFEDLSQSGFQTNPRSSMPTYDIVVATLKAVAELHACSFILQHRNPTKFRELVDHVRQDNLFTENIETVTIEFGKSMLSRARLLLEEDKVGDDHTTALIQVLESCERNLKALTLYCVDGTTQSPHAVICHGDFWNNNILYRREPRSNLVVEAKLIDFQLSRYASPVLDLVHYLFTSTEKQLRDEHLPELLDIYYDTLSGKIGSCGLNADDIYPRSVFDRQFQLFGVFGMIMASLSLPFFISNANEVIDIDEATEAIQDLSDSATDEPTCRELVEGFDMLNERTLPIFKRRMTDVVRDVIKYKMTQPLDQFDS, encoded by the exons atgaaCGAGAGTAATAGTAATAGTGAGCTTTCAAGCGCTGTGAGCAACGCGCTATTGGCCCTTTATAACCGCCATAATGTGCCGCTGGTCACGCAGCCCATATCGGGCGTCGGAGAGAATGCTTGTGGCGATATCCTGCTCGTAAGTTGGCCATCAGAGTCTTCGGCCAAGAGGCTGGTGGTCAAAATGGCGCCCAAGAACGAGGCAAGACGACTGCACATGCACGTAGCTGACTGTTATGCCCGAGAGGTGTTCATGTACCAGAGCGTGTTCCGCAGCTACCGCGAATTGGCGGACGACCAAAGTACCTTTAAGGTGGCTCCTGAGCTGCTGGCATCCGGACTGCAGGCACCCGACGAGTACCTGATCTTCGAGGATCTGTCCCAGAGCGGCTTTCAGACAAACCCACGCAGCTCCATGCCCACCTACGACATTGTTGTGGCCACGCTCAAGGCGGTGGCAGAGCTGCATGCGTGCTCCTTTATCCTACAGCATCGGAATCCGACAAAGTTCAGGGAATTAGTGGATCATGTGCGGCAGGACAATCTATTCACTGAGAACATTGAGACGGTGACGATTGAGTTTGGCAAGTCGATGTTGAGCCGCGCTCGCCTCCTGCTGGAAGAGGACAAAGTGGGGGACGACCACACAACCGCTTTGATACAGGTACTGGAAAGCTGTGAGAGGAACCTGAAGGCCCTAACACTCTACTGTGTGGACGGCACTACGCAGTCACCTCACGCGGTCATCTGTCACGGTGACTTCTggaacaacaacattttgtacaGGCGCGAG CCTCGCTCTAATCTGGTGGTGGAAGCCAAGCTCATTGATTTCCAACTATCTCGCTATGCCTCGCCGGTACTTGACCTTGTCCACTACCTGTTCACCAGCACAGAGAAGCAGCTAAGGGATGAGCACCTCCCCGAGCTTCTGGACATTTACTACGATACGTTGAGTGGGAAAATTGGGTCCTGCGGCCTGAACGCGGACGATATCTATCCGCGCAGCGTCTTTGACCGTCAATTTCAGCTCTTTGGTGTATTTGGCATGATAATGGCCTCACTTTCCTTGCCCTTCTTCATATCCAATGCCAACGAAGTGATCGACATTGATGAAGCCACCGAGGCCATTCAGGATCTGTCTGATTCGGCCACCGATGAACCCACGTGCCGCGAGCTTGTTGAAGGGTTTGACATGCTCAACGAGCGCACATTGCCCATTTTCAAGCGGCGCATGACCGATGTCGTTCGGGACGTGATTAAGTACAAAATGACGCAGCCGCTAGATCAATTCGATTCGTAA